A genome region from Flavobacterium sp. includes the following:
- the rpsO gene encoding 30S ribosomal protein S15: MYLTKEKKEEIFAQHGGATNTGSAEGQIALFTYRISHLTEHLKKNRHDYNTERSLVLLVGKRRALLDYLKKKDINRYREIIKVLNIRK; this comes from the coding sequence ATGTATTTAACTAAAGAAAAGAAAGAAGAAATTTTTGCACAACACGGTGGTGCTACAAACACAGGAAGTGCAGAAGGTCAAATCGCATTGTTCACTTACAGAATTTCACACTTAACTGAGCATTTGAAAAAAAATCGTCACGATTACAACACTGAGCGTTCTCTTGTACTATTAGTAGGTAAAAGAAGAGCTTTGTTGGATTACTTGAAAAAGAAAGATATCAACAGATATCGTGAGATTATCAAAGTATTGAATATCAGAAAATAA
- a CDS encoding GAF domain-containing protein — MTFQELQPKISAIVADNNKVRDEKLLAVCQLLNENVEYYNWVGFYFANHENKTLHLGPYVGAETDHTVIPFGKGICGQVAESNTNFVVPDVKAQDNYIACSLTVKSEIVVPLFVNGVNIGQIDIDSHVIDPFTEADERFLEFVNQEVAKLF; from the coding sequence ATGACATTTCAAGAATTACAACCAAAAATAAGCGCTATAGTTGCTGATAATAATAAAGTTAGAGACGAAAAACTATTAGCAGTCTGCCAATTATTAAACGAAAATGTAGAATACTACAACTGGGTAGGATTTTATTTTGCCAATCACGAAAACAAAACACTTCATTTAGGACCTTATGTTGGTGCTGAAACCGATCATACTGTAATTCCGTTTGGGAAAGGAATCTGCGGACAAGTTGCCGAAAGCAATACCAATTTTGTTGTTCCGGATGTTAAAGCTCAGGACAATTATATTGCCTGCAGTTTAACTGTAAAATCTGAAATTGTGGTTCCGCTTTTTGTGAACGGAGTAAATATTGGTCAAATTGATATTGACAGCCACGTGATTGATCCTTTTACTGAGGCTGATGAAAGATTTCTTGAATTTGTGAATCAGGAAGTTGCTAAATTGTTCTAG
- the xrtF gene encoding exosortase family protein XrtF, producing the protein MKKYLAQFKPFLIFIGTFFAAYIALTLLYKFYLNSFKADEVDGITNLVGRNVEQLLNVFNYGVKVQKSLSNAWLEVVYNNQSIVRIIEGCNAVSVIILFISFVLAFSGNFKVTVYYILFGIVFIYLLNIARIALLTILLYHFPEKNHLLHGVLFPLVIYGSVFILWVIWVNKFSKYAK; encoded by the coding sequence TTGAAAAAATATTTAGCCCAATTCAAGCCGTTTTTAATTTTTATAGGTACTTTTTTTGCAGCTTATATTGCATTAACGCTATTATATAAATTTTATTTGAACAGTTTTAAAGCTGATGAAGTCGACGGAATTACCAACTTAGTCGGTCGTAATGTTGAACAGTTGCTTAACGTGTTTAATTATGGCGTAAAAGTTCAAAAAAGCCTTTCAAATGCATGGCTGGAAGTTGTATATAATAACCAGTCTATCGTTCGAATTATCGAAGGCTGTAATGCTGTAAGTGTTATTATCTTATTTATTTCTTTTGTACTTGCTTTTTCAGGCAATTTTAAAGTTACCGTGTATTATATCTTATTCGGAATTGTTTTTATCTACCTCTTAAATATTGCCCGAATCGCATTACTGACCATTTTATTATATCATTTTCCAGAAAAAAATCATCTTTTACATGGTGTTCTTTTTCCGTTGGTTATTTATGGAAGTGTTTTTATATTATGGGTAATTTGGGTTAATAAATTTTCTAAATATGCTAAATAG
- a CDS encoding exosortase F system-associated protein: MLNRIIEQEGKIFTSVIVILCFGLIRAFENTLFYDPFLEYFESDFNKIKLPEFDSFKLFLNLLFRFALNTALSLILIYTLFKDKGILIFSSILYLFFSVILFGMFFIIVEYFEEKSWLLFYVRRFIIQPIFVILFIPAFYYQLQNSKK; this comes from the coding sequence ATGCTAAATAGAATAATAGAACAAGAAGGTAAAATTTTTACTTCGGTTATTGTTATTTTATGTTTCGGACTCATAAGAGCTTTTGAAAACACCTTGTTTTACGATCCTTTTTTAGAATATTTTGAATCGGATTTTAATAAAATAAAATTGCCAGAATTTGATTCGTTTAAGCTTTTTTTAAATCTCTTATTTCGTTTTGCACTCAATACAGCTTTGTCTCTTATTCTTATCTATACACTTTTTAAGGATAAAGGGATTTTAATTTTTAGCTCTATTCTATACTTATTTTTCTCGGTTATACTTTTCGGAATGTTTTTTATTATTGTGGAATATTTTGAGGAAAAGAGCTGGCTTTTATTCTATGTTCGAAGATTTATAATCCAGCCCATATTTGTAATTTTATTTATTCCGGCATTTTATTATCAGCTGCAGAATTCAAAAAAATAA